The DNA sequence GTCCTGGTGCCGCTGCTGCTCGGCCGCGGCACCCACGTCAAGCGGGACCTCCCGGCCTCCGCCGCCCGCGCCGGGCACCTGCGGACCCGCGTCGCCGCCCCGCTCGGGCCGCATCCGCTGCTCGTCGAGGCCCTGTACGAGCGCCTCGTGGAGGCCGGCTGGAGCGCCGGGTCGGCGGTGGTGCTGGCCGCCGCCGGGTCCCGCGACCCCGACTCCGCCGCCGATGTGCGGGCCACCGCCGGCCTGCTCTCGGAACGCCTCGGCGGAGTTCCCGTGGTGGCCGCCTACGCCTCGGGCACCGCGCCCTCCGTGCCCGCCGCCGTACGGGCCCTGGCCGCGCGGGGCCTCCACCGGGTCGCGGTCGCCTCCTACTTCACCGCCCCGGGCCGTTTCGCCGCCGCGAGCGCCGCCGCCGCACCGGGCCCGGCCGCCGCCCCGCTGGGCGCCCACCCGGCGCTGGCCCGGCTGGTGCTGCAGCGCTACGACGAAGCCGCCGCCGCGCTCGCAGCGCCCGTAGCCCGGGAGCACCCGCTCGAACTGGCCACCGCGTAACGGCCTGGTTGGTTCCCAATCGCTCGGATTGCTCCTCTTGACTCGTCTTGTCGGTTCGTGCGGTTACCGTTTGGGCCATGGAAGGCATGGAAGGCACCACCGCACCTGTCCGACCCGATCTCGATCTGCCCGGCGAGCCGTACGTTCCCGCCGATACCGAGCGCTGGGCCACCGAGCCCGACAAACGGCCCGGGCGGACCGCCTTCCAGCGCGACCGCGCCCGGGTGCTGCACTCCGCCGCCCTGCGACGGCTCGCCGGGAAGACGCAGGTGGTGACCCCGGGGACGCGTTCGTACGACTGGGACGCGAGTCCTCGTACGCGGCTGACGCACTCCCTCGAATGCGCCCAGGTCGGCCGCGAGCTCGGCGCCGCCCTCGGCTGTGATCCCGATCTGGTCGAAGCCGCCTGTCTGTCGCACGACATGGGGCACCCGCCCTTCGGCCACAACGGCGAGGAAGCGCTCAACGAGTTCGCCAAGGACTGCGGCGGCTTCGAGGGCAACGCCCAGTCGCTGCGCCTGCTGACCCGGCTGGAACCCAAGCGGTTCGTCCCCGATCCGCAGACCGGCACCCTCGTCAGCGTCGGGCTCAACCTCACCCGTGCCTGCCTGGACGCCGCCACCAAGTACCCCTGGGCGCGCGGGGACCACCCCACCGACCCGGGCTCGGTGAAGTTCGGCGCCTACGAGGACGACCTGCCGGTCTTCGAGTGGCTGCGCCGCGGCGCGCCCGCGGACCGCAAGTGCTTCGAGGCGCAGGTCATGGACTGGTCGGACGACGTGGCGTACTCCGTCCACGACTTCGAGGACGGCCTGCACGCCGGCCACCTCGACCCGAACCTGCTGTTCGCCGAGCCCGAGCGCGCCGAGATCTGGCGGGTGGCCATCGGCCGGTACGTGCCCTCCGACACCGAGCCGGAGGAGCTCCGCGAGGCCCTGGACCGCCTGATGGAGCAGGAGTGGTGGCCGCACGGGTACGACGGCTCGGCCGTGGCCCAGGCCCGGCTGAAGGACGCGACCAGCCAGCTGATCGGCCGTTTCTGCCTGGCCGCCGAGGGCGCCACGCGGCAGGCGTACGGGACCGGCCGGCTGACCCGGTACGCGGCGGAGCTGGTGGTGCCGCGCGAGGCCCGCAACGAGTGCGCCGTACTGAAGGCGGTCGCCGACCTGTACGTCATGCAGCGCGACGAGCAGGAGCGGATCCGAGCCGATCAGCGCATCGTCCTGGCCGAACTCGCGGAGGCGGTCAGCGCCCGCGCACCCGAGGGTCTGGACCCCCAATTCCGCGCCATCTTCGACGAGGCGCCGGACGACCGGGCCAGGAAGCGGGCGGTCGTGGACCAGATCGCGGCCCTCACGGACGCCTCCGCGCGCTCCCTGCACGCCCGCCTCACCCAGCGCGCGCGACGCGCCGAAGGGTGAGCCGATCGGGCCACTCCCCCTTCACGCGGCAGGCTCGGTGCGGGACGCTCGCATGTGCCCGCATGTGGCGCAGAGGTTATGAGGAGGCATCAGGTGGTCGACGCACACCGGACGTTCGTCATCGTCGGCGCAGGGCTCGCCGGGGCTAAGGCGGCCGAAACGCTGAGGTCCGAGGGGTTCACGGGGCGGGTGATCCTGATCGGAGACGAGCGTGAACATCCCTACGAGCGGCCACCGCTCTCCAAGGGGTACCTGGCGGGCAAGGAGGAGCGCGAGAGCGTCTTCGTGCACGAACCGTCCTGGTACGCGGCCTCCGACATCGAGCTGCACCTCGGCCAGCCCGCGGTCCACCTCGACCGGGACGCCAAGAAGGTGGTCCTCGGCGACGGCACGGCGCTGCCCTACGACAAGCTGCTGCTCGCCACCGGCGCCGAACCGCGCCGGCTCGACATCCCGGGCACCGAGCTGGTCGGGGTGCACCACCTGCGCCGGCTCTCGCACGCGGAGCGGCTGCGGGGGGCCCTGGCGAGCCTGGGCCGGGACAACGGGCACCTGCTGATCGCGGGCGCCGGCTGGATCGGTCTGGAGGTCGCCGCGGCGGCCCGCGGGTACGGGGCCGAGGTCACCGTGATCGAGCCGGCGCCGACCCCGCTGCACGCGGTGCTCGGCCCGGAGGTCGGCCGGCTCTTCGCCGACCTGCACACCGAGCACGGGGTCCGCTTCCACTTCGGGTCCCATCTGACGGAGATCGTCGGGCACGACGGCATGGTGCTGGCGGCCCGTACGGACGACGGGGAGGAGCACCCGGCGCACGCGGTCCTCGCGGCGATCGGGGCCGCCCCGCGGACCGCACTGGCGGAGACCTCGGGCCTGGCCCTGGTCGACCGGGAGCACGGGGGCGGGATCGCCGTGGACGCCTCGCTGCGCACCTCCGACCCGGACGTCTTCGCGGTCGGGGACGTGGCGGCCGCACACCACCCGGTGCTGGGGGCCCGGCTGCGGGTGGAGCACTGGGCGAACGCGCTGAACGGGGGTCCGGCCGCCGCGCGGGCGATGCTGGGGCAGGAGGTCTCGTACGACCGGGTGCCGTACTTCTTCTCCGACCAGTACGACGTGGGTCTGGAGTACTCGGGGTACGCCCCGGCGGGCGGCTACGACCAGGTGCTGATCCGCGGCGACGCGGGCAAGCGGGAGTTCATCGCCTTCTGGCTCTCGGACGGCCGGGTCCTGGCCGGAATGAACGTGAACGTGTGGGACGTCACCGAGGACATCCAGGCCCTGATCAGGTCGAAGGCGCCCGTGGACCGGGAGAGGCTGGCGGATCCGTCGATTCCGCTTTCGGCCCTGGTTCCGGCGGAAGGGGCCTGACGGGATTGTCTCCGCCCGGCCGTAGACTGGCGCGGTGGCAGGACGGATCAACGACGACGACGTGAAGGCGGTACGGGACGCGGTCCCGATCGACGCCGTGGTCTCGGAGTACCTCCAGCTGCGCAACGCGGGCGGCGGCAACCTCAAGGGCCTCTGCCCCTTCCATGACGAGAAGTCCCCGTCCTTCCAGGTCAGCCCCAGCAAGGGCTTCTACCACTGCTTCGGCTGCCAGGCGGGCGGGGACACCCTCGACTTCGTCATGAAGATCGACCACCTCTCCTTCTCGGAGGCGGTGGAGCGGCTCGCCGGCCTGGCCGGCATCACCCTGCGGTACGAAGAGGGCGGCTACACCGCCGGCACCAGCGGGCGCGGCGAGCGGATCCGGCTGGTCGAGGCGCACAAGGCCGCGGCCGATTTCTACATGGACCAGCTCGGCAGCGCCGAGGCGGAGATCGGCCGCAAGTTCCTGGCCGAGCGCGGCTTCGACCAGGCCGCCGCCCAGCACTTCAGCGTCGGCTACAGCCCGGCCGGCTGGGACCACCTGACCCGCTTCCTGCGCGGCAAGGGCTTCAGCGACAAGGAACTGATCACCTCGGGCCTGGCCCAGGACAGCCGCAGCGGCAAGCCCATCGACCGCTTCCGCGGCCGGCTGATGTGGCCCATCCGCGACATCAGCGGCGAGGTCGTCGGCTTCGGCGCGCGCAAGCTGCGCGACGACGACAACGGCCCCAAGTACCTGAACACCCCCGAGACGGCGATCTACAAGAAGTCCCAGGTGCTGTACGGCATCGACCTGGCCAAGAAGGAGATCGCCAAGACCTCCCGGGCCGTCGTCGTCGAGGGCTACACCGACGTCATGGCCTGCCACATGGCCGGGGTCACCACCGCGATCGCCACCTGCGGCACCGCCTTCGGCGGCGACCACATCAAGATCCTGCGCCGACTGCTCATGGACAACGCCACCGCCGAGGTGATCTTCACCTTCGACGGGGACGCGGCCGGGCAGAAGGCCGCGCTGCGGGCCTTCGAGGACGACCAGAAGTTCGCCGCGGAGACCTCCATCACCATCGCCCCCGGCGGCATGGACCCCTGCGACCTGCGCCTGGCCAAGGGCGACGCGGCCGTATCCGGGCTGGTCGAGGCCCGCACCCCGCTGTTCGAGTTCGCGCTGAAGCACATCGTGGCCCGGCACAACCTGGAGAACCCGGCGGGGCGGGCGGCCGCGCTGGAGGAAGCCGCCCCGATCATCAAAAAGATCAAGAACGTCGCGATCCAGCACGAGTCGGCGGTCCAACTGGCGGGCATGCTGGGCATGCGCGACGAGCAGTTCGTGGTCAAGCGGATCGCCCAGCTCGACCGCTGGGCCCGGGAGCGCGGCAACCAGCCCCAGCAGCAGCGCCGGGGCCAGTCCGGCAACTCCGGCGGCTCGGGCCACTCCGGCCACTCGTACGAGGACATCCCCGCGCCGTCCGCCGGCCCCGCGGGCCCCGCGCTGAACCTGCGCAGCCCCGCGCACATCACCGAGCGCGAGCTGCTCAAGCTGGCGCTCCAGCGCCCCGCCCTGGTCTCGCCCGCCTTCGACGCGTACGGGATGGACGAGTTCACCGCCCCGCCCTACGCGGCCGTGCGCCAGGCCATCATGGACGCCGGCGGCGCCTCGCTCGGCACCGAGGACTACGTGACCCGGGTCCGTGACTCCGCGCCGAACGACACCGTCCGCGCGCTGGTCACCGAGCTCGTCGTCGAGGCCATCCACGCGAAGACGGTGGACGAGGTCTACGCCGGGGTCCAGCTGGTCCAGGTCCGCCTCCGCGCGGTCGACCGCCGGGTCCACGAGATCCAGGGCACCCTGTCCCGCCTCGGCCACCAGGACGCGCCGGAGCAACTGGCGGCGGTCCAGGAGGAGCTGTGGGTGCTCCAGCAGTACGGCCAACGCCTGCGCAACCGCGGCGCTGAAGGCCTCTAGACGTCCGGGCCTCCAGACGTCCGGGCCTCCAGGCCTTCAGGCCCCTAGGCCCCCGGGACGACCAGTCCCGTCTCGTACGCCACGACGACGGCCTGGGCCCGGCTGTCCAGGGCCCGTTTGGTCATCGTCCGGTTGAGGTGGGTCTTGACGGTCGCCTCGCTGATGAAGAGCAGCTCGGCGATCTCCGTGTTGGACAGCCCGCGCGCCGTCAGCCGCAGCACCTCCCGTTCGCGGGCGGTGAGGGCGTCGAGGACGGCGGGAGTGTCCGGCACCGGGTCCGCGCGGTTCACGTAGGACTCGATGAGGCGCCGCGTCACGCTCGGGGCGAAGAGCAAGTCGCCGCGGGCCACCGCCACGACCGCCTCGATCAGCCGCTCCGGGCCGGTGTCCTTCAGCAGGAACCCGGAGGCTCCGGCGCGCAGGGCGGCGTACACGTACTCGTCGAGATCGAAGGTGGTCAGGACGAGGACCCGCGGCAGCGGGTCCACCGATCCCGCGAGGATCCGCTCGGTGGCGGCCGGCCCGGATCAGGATCTGGTCGTCGACGACCAGGACGCGGATCACGCCGCCGGCCGGTTCTCCGGCCCGAGGGGACCCGCGGGGGTGACGGGCGCCGTGGTGACCGGCAGGGTGAGGCACACGCTGAATCCCCCCTCGGTCCGCGGGCCGACGACCACTGTTCCGCCTTGAAGTGCTCTCCCGGCTGAAGCCGGGAGATTCCTGCTTACCTTGCGGTAGCGGGCTTGACGCGCTTGGCGCGCCTGACGACTGCCCTTCCGGCAGCCGGGATGAGCGCGAGGCCCATCCGGTACAGGTGCAAGACGTTGCGGGCTGCGTTGTGGTCGGCGTTGCCGGTCCAGCCGCAGTCGGGGTTCTTGCACACGAACAGGGCCTGGGACTCCCGGCTCCCGGGCGTGGTGAAGCCGCACGCTGAGCAGCGCCGGGAGGTGCCGGGGGCCGGGACCTTTACAAGGGTGTCACCGTGCGGCCCCACGCCTCCCCGCTGATGGAGCGGTTCAGCTCAGATTTCTGGGCGACGTTCTTCCCCGGCTCCTCGATGGTTCCCCTGGCGGACTTGACCATGTTCGTGATGGTGAGTGCTTCGACCACGACCGTGCCGTAGGTGCGGGCGATGGTGGTGGTCGTCTGGTGCTGCCAGTCCAAGGCCCTGCGCTTGGCTTTCGCGCGGAGTACTGCGATCTGGTCGTAGGTGCGGTCTGGGTGGACCGCTCCACCGCCGGCGGCAGGACCTGGACCGGCCCGCTGGGCATGACCACCGTGCAGAACGGCAGCGACACCCACACCCCGGCCCACAACGACGCGGGCTACGTGATGCGGGCCTGCGCCTGGAACGACAGCACCGGCCTCGCGCGCTGTACCGGCTGGAACCAGCCCCTCCCGGCCGTGCGTCCGCCCGCCCGCGGGGACGGGTGGCCGCAAGGCCAGTACCGCCGCCTGGTCCCTAAGGCGTCTCTCGGCGCAGCCAGTCGCCGCCCGGGATCCGGGTGCCGGAGCGGGCCAGGTGGCGGGCCAGGGGTGGGGCGGCCAGGTAGACCCAGGCGCGGACCGGGGTGCCGTCGGGGCGCAAGGCCTCTCGGGCGGTGCGGTCGTAGATGTTGGCGGGGTGCCCGGGGCCGGCGTACTCCTCAAGCAGGTCGAGCGCCACGAGGAGTTCCCCGTAGGCCCCGGGGGCCGGGGTGATCAGCTCTCCGGCTATGGCGGAGCCGGGGCGGTCCACGGCGTACGGGTAGCCGGGGCCCTCGTACAGGGCCGCGTCCGGGAGGCGGGCGGGCTCCTCGGCGGCCGTGCGGCCGCGCAGGAACAGGTCGTGGTTGACCTCGCCGGGACGCAGGGTGCCGTAGACGAAGAACGGGAGCTCCTCCAGCTCCTCCAGCACCTCCGCCTGCGGAATCGTCCTTTCGCCGTGGCCTTCCGGCCGATCGGCCGATGCCATGCGGGCCTCCCTCGATTCAGGCTGGGCTGCGAGCCGGACTTCCGCCGGCCGCGGGCCGGGCCGGAAGTCCCGGCTTCGGCCGCGGAAGCCCGCGTACGCACCGCTGTTACACAACCGCCCGGTCCCCGTGACCGGCGCCCTCTACCGTCAGTCTGCCTGCCCCCGCCCCGCCCTCCCCCACCACCCGACGGTTCCGCCCTCCATGACTCGACCGACCCGCCGCAGCCTCGCCGCGGCCGCCCTGCTCTGCATCGGCCTCGGCGGCTGCGCCGCACCCGGGGGCCTCGGGCAGGGCGAGGTCGCGCCGCCCGTGTCCTCCCAGCCCCGGCCGAAGCCGCTGTGGCCGTCGTGGACCGAGTCCCCGAGCTCCAGCGGTACGGCGGTGGCCGGCCGGGAACCGCCGCCGCAGCCGCTCGACGGGGCCCCGGCCGTGGGACCGGAGGGCATCGAGGAGGTCGACGTGACGGCCGTGCTCCGCGCGGACAAGACGATGAAGCGCTTCGGCGACGGGAAGGAGATCGAGGGCCCGGGCAAGGCCGGGGTCCGGCCGGCCCGGTACGCGGACCTGACGGGCGACGGGAAACCCGAACTGATCGTCGCCGCCGACACCCAGACCGGGCGTTCGGTGCTCGGCGTCTACACCGCGGCCGGCGGGAAGATCGTTCCGATCCTGGCCACCAGCGGCCGGCGGATGAGCGCCGAGGTCCTCGGCACCGACCTGCTGGTCCGCACCACCGACGACGACGGATCCGCGCACGACATCCGCTACCACTGGGACGGCCGGCGGATGAGCGTCCTCAGCGACGAGCACCGGTTCGGCAACGCCATCTCCGGCCCGGGCTCCGGCACGTGTCCGGCCCCGCGGCCGTCCGGCTCCGAATCCCCCGCCCCCACGGACCGGGCCGCCAGGTGAAGCGCGCCCTGCTCCGCTGCCGCCGGCTCCTGCACTCCCTCGGCCTGCGCTGGAAGATCTCCGTCCTGCTCGCCGTCGGCTGCTCGCTCGTCGCGCTCACCATCGGCATCCTCATCCACGAGGCCCGCGCGAACCAGGTGGCCGACGCGGCGCGCAAGAGCGCCCTCGCGCAGCTCGTCCGGGTGCGGCAGGTGTACGAGCTCACGGGCCAGCTGGACTTCGACAAGGTCGGGGAGGCCGACGCGCGCCTCGACTGCCCGAGCCTGCCGGAACCCCTGCGGCAGGCCGCGCTCACCGGGCAGCGCACCACCTACCTCGACCTGCACGGCCTCCATCCGGCGGTGTGGGCCGCCCGGCCGGTCGGCGGCGACCAGGTGCTTTCCGTACGCCAGCCGCTGGCGGGGGAACAGGCGGAACTGTGGGAACTGGACCAGAAGTTGATGGCCTTCGGGGTGGTCGTCGTCACGCTCGCGGCGGCCGGCGGGGCGGCGCTGGCCAGCCGGCTGAGCAAGGACCTGCGGTCCGCCGCCGAGACGGCCCGGCGGATCAGCACGGGCGAACTGGACGCGCGGATAGGCCCGTCGGGCGTACCGGGGACGCGGAACGAGGTGGCCGCACTGTCCGCGGCGGTCGACACGATGGCGGCGAGCCTGCAGCGACGGCTGGTGGCGGAGCAGCGGTTCACGGCGGACGTGGCGCACGAGCTGCGGACCCCGCTGACCGGACTGCACACCGCCGCCGAGCTGCTCCCTCCGGGGCGGCCCACCGAGCTGGTGCGCGACCGGGTCTCGGCCCTGTGCGGCCTCACGGAGGACCTCCTGGAGGTGGCCCGGCTGGACGGGGACCGGGAGGTGGCCCAGCTGGACATCCACCTCCTGGGGCCGCTGGTGGAGGAGGTCACCCGGCGCTCGGGGGTGGAGGCTCGGGTCCTGGGCGCCGCCGACGGCACGGCCCGCGTCCGCACGGACGTCCGGCGGCTGGAGCGGATCCTGACGAACCTGCTGGTCAACGCCCGCAGGCACGGCCGGGACCCGATCACCGTGACGGTCGCCGGGAACACCGTCACCGTCCGGGACCACGGTCCGGGCTTCCCGGAGACCCTGCTGCGGGACGGCCCGCAGCGGTTCCTGACGGGCGCGACCGAACGCGGCCAGGGCACGGGCCTGGGCCTGACCATCGCCCTGGGCCAGGCCCAGGTCATCGGCGCCCGCATCAGCCTCGCCAACCCCACCCCCACCGGCGCGGCGGCCGCCCTCACCCTCCCGCCGGCCTGACCCCGCCACCCCTTCCGGTCCCGCCGGGGTCCGGGGCGGAGCCCGGCCCTTCGAGCCCCGCCGGCGTTTGAGGCGCGGGGTCCGGGGCGGAGCCCCGGGATACGGAGAAAGGGCGGGGCGGGGACGGGCTCCGCGCAGCGGCGACCCGCACCCGGCGAGCGAGGCCGCCGTCACCCAGACGGGGTGGTGCCCCACAGATGCCCTATCACCCATCCCCACCTGCGGGAATACCCCGCCACCCACTCCCCCCGAACCGATCTGACATGGCATCAGCAGGCGCCCGCCCCGGCTTCCGGGTTACCTCGGAAACACGACCCCGTGTCCCCAGGAGACCCCCCATGCGACGACGCACCGCCCACGTGCTCACCGCCACCGCGCTGACCGCCGCCGCGTTCACCGGCCCGGTGGCCGGCGCGGTAGCCGCCGCGGACCTGGGCATGACGGGCTTCGGCATGACGGGCTTCGCGGCAGGCGACTTCGCCCCGCTGGAGGTGTGGCCCAAGTCCGCCGCCCCCGGCACCACCGTCACGGTGAACACGAAGGCCTGCGGCCCGGGCAGTCACGCCGAGGGCGACGCCACCACCGTCGGGGGCGGCCGCTT is a window from the Streptomyces sp. NBC_01244 genome containing:
- a CDS encoding NAD(P)/FAD-dependent oxidoreductase encodes the protein MVDAHRTFVIVGAGLAGAKAAETLRSEGFTGRVILIGDEREHPYERPPLSKGYLAGKEERESVFVHEPSWYAASDIELHLGQPAVHLDRDAKKVVLGDGTALPYDKLLLATGAEPRRLDIPGTELVGVHHLRRLSHAERLRGALASLGRDNGHLLIAGAGWIGLEVAAAARGYGAEVTVIEPAPTPLHAVLGPEVGRLFADLHTEHGVRFHFGSHLTEIVGHDGMVLAARTDDGEEHPAHAVLAAIGAAPRTALAETSGLALVDREHGGGIAVDASLRTSDPDVFAVGDVAAAHHPVLGARLRVEHWANALNGGPAAARAMLGQEVSYDRVPYFFSDQYDVGLEYSGYAPAGGYDQVLIRGDAGKREFIAFWLSDGRVLAGMNVNVWDVTEDIQALIRSKAPVDRERLADPSIPLSALVPAEGA
- the dnaG gene encoding DNA primase; the encoded protein is MAGRINDDDVKAVRDAVPIDAVVSEYLQLRNAGGGNLKGLCPFHDEKSPSFQVSPSKGFYHCFGCQAGGDTLDFVMKIDHLSFSEAVERLAGLAGITLRYEEGGYTAGTSGRGERIRLVEAHKAAADFYMDQLGSAEAEIGRKFLAERGFDQAAAQHFSVGYSPAGWDHLTRFLRGKGFSDKELITSGLAQDSRSGKPIDRFRGRLMWPIRDISGEVVGFGARKLRDDDNGPKYLNTPETAIYKKSQVLYGIDLAKKEIAKTSRAVVVEGYTDVMACHMAGVTTAIATCGTAFGGDHIKILRRLLMDNATAEVIFTFDGDAAGQKAALRAFEDDQKFAAETSITIAPGGMDPCDLRLAKGDAAVSGLVEARTPLFEFALKHIVARHNLENPAGRAAALEEAAPIIKKIKNVAIQHESAVQLAGMLGMRDEQFVVKRIAQLDRWARERGNQPQQQRRGQSGNSGGSGHSGHSYEDIPAPSAGPAGPALNLRSPAHITERELLKLALQRPALVSPAFDAYGMDEFTAPPYAAVRQAIMDAGGASLGTEDYVTRVRDSAPNDTVRALVTELVVEAIHAKTVDEVYAGVQLVQVRLRAVDRRVHEIQGTLSRLGHQDAPEQLAAVQEELWVLQQYGQRLRNRGAEGL
- a CDS encoding deoxyguanosinetriphosphate triphosphohydrolase; translated protein: MEGMEGTTAPVRPDLDLPGEPYVPADTERWATEPDKRPGRTAFQRDRARVLHSAALRRLAGKTQVVTPGTRSYDWDASPRTRLTHSLECAQVGRELGAALGCDPDLVEAACLSHDMGHPPFGHNGEEALNEFAKDCGGFEGNAQSLRLLTRLEPKRFVPDPQTGTLVSVGLNLTRACLDAATKYPWARGDHPTDPGSVKFGAYEDDLPVFEWLRRGAPADRKCFEAQVMDWSDDVAYSVHDFEDGLHAGHLDPNLLFAEPERAEIWRVAIGRYVPSDTEPEELREALDRLMEQEWWPHGYDGSAVAQARLKDATSQLIGRFCLAAEGATRQAYGTGRLTRYAAELVVPREARNECAVLKAVADLYVMQRDEQERIRADQRIVLAELAEAVSARAPEGLDPQFRAIFDEAPDDRARKRAVVDQIAALTDASARSLHARLTQRARRAEG
- a CDS encoding gamma-glutamylcyclotransferase family protein, with product MASADRPEGHGERTIPQAEVLEELEELPFFVYGTLRPGEVNHDLFLRGRTAAEEPARLPDAALYEGPGYPYAVDRPGSAIAGELITPAPGAYGELLVALDLLEEYAGPGHPANIYDRTAREALRPDGTPVRAWVYLAAPPLARHLARSGTRIPGGDWLRRETP
- a CDS encoding HAMP domain-containing sensor histidine kinase, producing the protein MKRALLRCRRLLHSLGLRWKISVLLAVGCSLVALTIGILIHEARANQVADAARKSALAQLVRVRQVYELTGQLDFDKVGEADARLDCPSLPEPLRQAALTGQRTTYLDLHGLHPAVWAARPVGGDQVLSVRQPLAGEQAELWELDQKLMAFGVVVVTLAAAGGAALASRLSKDLRSAAETARRISTGELDARIGPSGVPGTRNEVAALSAAVDTMAASLQRRLVAEQRFTADVAHELRTPLTGLHTAAELLPPGRPTELVRDRVSALCGLTEDLLEVARLDGDREVAQLDIHLLGPLVEEVTRRSGVEARVLGAADGTARVRTDVRRLERILTNLLVNARRHGRDPITVTVAGNTVTVRDHGPGFPETLLRDGPQRFLTGATERGQGTGLGLTIALGQAQVIGARISLANPTPTGAAAALTLPPA